A stretch of Aureispira sp. CCB-E DNA encodes these proteins:
- a CDS encoding serine hydrolase produces the protein MIRIFSFLFLFSILLACNPSSKLKNKDIEDLEDINLLLQKVRSKYNMPAMAAAVVRKDAIQAIGVTGVRRIYTKDKVKLSDRFHMGSTTKAITAHWAASLVESGFITWDSKILDIFPHWEDDALKTYHNVTLSDLLCHRGKIQPFTSAMDLASLPRFAGNPMEKRRAFAKWLLKQNPAKVGSQEGYVYSNAGYSIAAAMLEKVSETTWEEAILSDVLVPLDIDAVIGWPTDSDANQPFGHHSVHPLDSNLRAVTARNMFQMEDIIAPSGDLSMSIEDYAKFVQAHLQGVQGQDNLLKADTYNYVHYGRENYAMGWTRLLKNGTHVSTHDGSAGTFYSHTSILKEKDLGIIIFVNASNIYATKAVYTLKKRLLDIYDK, from the coding sequence ATGATTCGTATATTCAGTTTTTTATTCCTTTTCAGCATTCTACTGGCTTGTAACCCAAGTTCAAAACTAAAAAATAAAGACATTGAAGATTTAGAGGATATTAATCTATTGCTTCAAAAAGTACGTTCAAAATACAATATGCCAGCCATGGCAGCAGCAGTTGTTCGCAAAGATGCCATTCAAGCCATAGGTGTAACAGGCGTACGACGTATTTATACCAAAGATAAAGTAAAACTTAGCGACCGTTTTCATATGGGCTCTACGACCAAGGCAATTACAGCACATTGGGCAGCAAGCTTGGTAGAAAGCGGGTTCATTACTTGGGATAGCAAGATTTTAGACATATTTCCACATTGGGAAGACGATGCATTAAAAACATACCACAACGTTACTCTATCTGATTTACTTTGCCATAGAGGCAAAATTCAGCCGTTTACAAGTGCAATGGACTTGGCTAGTTTGCCTCGATTTGCGGGCAACCCCATGGAAAAACGTCGTGCTTTTGCCAAATGGTTGCTCAAGCAAAACCCAGCAAAAGTTGGTAGTCAAGAAGGTTACGTTTATTCCAATGCAGGATATTCTATTGCTGCTGCTATGCTCGAAAAAGTAAGTGAAACAACTTGGGAGGAAGCTATTTTAAGCGATGTACTGGTTCCTTTAGATATCGATGCGGTTATTGGTTGGCCTACAGATAGCGACGCCAATCAACCTTTTGGGCATCATTCTGTCCATCCTTTAGATTCTAACCTTCGAGCTGTGACTGCTAGAAATATGTTTCAAATGGAAGACATTATTGCTCCCTCTGGTGACTTGAGTATGTCTATTGAGGATTACGCTAAATTTGTTCAAGCACATTTACAAGGTGTACAAGGACAAGATAACTTGTTAAAAGCTGATACGTATAACTATGTGCATTATGGTCGGGAGAACTATGCTATGGGCTGGACTAGGCTGCTAAAAAATGGCACACACGTTAGCACACACGACGGTAGTGCTGGTACCTTTTATTCTCATACGAGCATTTTGAAAGAAAAAGACTTGGGCATTATTATTTTTGTTAATGCTTCCAATATTTACGCTACAAAAGCCGTTTATACTTTAAAAAAACGTTTGCTAGATATTTATGACAAATAA